A segment of the Echinicola strongylocentroti genome:
AATCAGAAAATCTTTTCTCCTCAATGCAAGACCGCTTCTAGATAGGAGTCTACGTTTTCAGCAGTAATCACCTCCAAGGGAAAAAGCTCTTTGGAGGGGGCACTTTTCTTAAAGAGGAGGTGATTGGCCAAATGGTGGATGCCTCGGAATAGTTGTCGGCTGGGGTTTTGGTGGATTAGAAAGTTAATTTTATCGTTTTTGAGTAAGTCGATATTTTCTTTGAGCAGGTCGTATCCCACAATACTGATGTGCTGAAGGCCATTTTTTTCAAGTGCATTTGCGGTTAATTTAGCCCCAGAAGAGGTGGGGATAAACAGCCCTTTGATGTCATGTTTTTTGATGCCACGGATGAGTTTTTCCTCAAAAGTGTCCATGTCATTTCCCTCTATAGTTATTGCAGTTACAGTTTGGGAAGGCGACATAGCCCCGAAAAAATCCCTAAAACCCCTTTCCTTTTCACGGAAATGGACGGAATGCTGTACACTTTCCCGGATGTGGAGAATAGCAGGACTTCCCGTTTGATCTTTGGTCAGCAGGTGGAGTAGGGATGCGCCGAGCCTTCCACTTTGATAGGAATCTTGACCGATAAAGGAGAGTGGGGAGACTTCTGATATCATGGTGTTGAAGTGGACATAGGGTATGCTAAGCTGGTCAAGTTGCTTAAAAAAATCAACCGCCTCATGTAAGAAGATCGGTGCACTCACTACGGCATCAGGTGAGTCTTTAAGTAACTGCTGAGCTGCTGCAGTAAATGACTTGGCGTTTTCCAGCTCGAAGAAATAAGGCTGGAGTTCCATGTGGTAGGGTCTCCATTCTTTTTGTGCGATGTCCAGTCCAGTCATGGAAAGCTTCCAGTACGGGTCTTGCCCCGGATGTGGGACCAGAAGGGCAATGGTATACACCTTATTGGAGCCGAGGGTTTTGGCGAGTAGATTGGGCGTATAATCTATTTCTTGAAGGACTGATTCTACCTTTTCCCTAGCTTTTTCAGAAACCTTTCCTCTTTTGTGAATCACACGGTCCACTGTTCCCACGGATACACCGGCTAGCTTGGCGATGTCCTTTATTCGTATCATTTTTTTATTCATAGGGCCATTAGTGTTAGGGTATTGTTAGTTGGTTTCGATTGAAAGTAAAGATAGTCGATTACAGATCGAATAATGAATATAGAAATCAGAATTGAATTAGTTGTCATTTTTGAAATCGGTAACGTTTCCATGATCTGATTTTTGATTATGTCGAGATGGAATAATTTCATTTAAGAATTTTTAAACAAAACTAATGTTTAGGTCATTTTCACTAATTTAAAAGCTTGTCTTTTTATGTCGTGTTTCCGCAAACAAATAAATTGTGTGCGGAAACATTATCAAAATTTCTTTTGAAAAGAACATTATAATTTCTACTTTAGTCAGGTAAAAAAAATCAATAAAGTCAAGTTAATTATGTTAAATAATTGTTTTAATAACCGTACTAACAGCTAGATTTTATTGATTTTCATGACACACATGCATAACATAAAATGCAAACGGGTAATCAGTGTTAGCTATACTGATTTAGATCTCGGAAGAAAAGCTGAAGAGAGTAAGGAACAACAAAACACAAAGCAAATCACTTTAATTTTATGAAGCACAAACTTTTACTTACAACAATGCTGTGTTTATTGCTGGGATTTTCAGCATGGGCACAGGGAACCGTAACAGGAACGATCACCGATGACAATGGGGAGCCGATTCCTGGAGCGAGTATCAGGGTGGTGGATACTAACCTTGGTACCATTACCGATTTGGATGGGATTTATACTATTGAGGTTCCAGCCGGTAAGACTACGCTGACCTTTTCTTTTGTAGGTTTTGAGACCAAACAAGAAGAGATCGGAGGGAGGACAAAAATAGATGTGACACTTTCTCCAAGTGTCAGTGACCTTCAGGAAGTGGTGGTCACTGGAGCCATGGGTATCGAAAAAGATCCTAGAAAATTAGGGTACGCTGTATCAACAGTAGACTCCAAGGATATTCTTCAGTCTTCCCCGACTAATGTGGCTTCAGCCCTTTATGCCAAGGCGCCCGGAGTGACCATTTCTACCAATCCTGGTGGTGCTACTAGTGCGGTGGCCGTACAGATACGAGGGCTTAGTTCCATTAGTTATCAGCAGCAACCGTTATTGGTCGTGGATGGTGTGATTTCACGAAATGGTGATACCAATAATGATGGTTATTGGAGCAGCCCAAGGATTAAGGGCAACGGTATTTTGGACATTAACCCTGAAAATATCGAGAGCATCAATATACTAAAAGGCGCTGCGGCATCTGCACTGTACGGATCCGATGCTGCCGCTGGCGTGATCGTAATTACCACTAAGGATGGTGGCAAATCCAATGGTTTTGGATTAGACTTTAATGTGTCCTATGGTGTAGAAAAAGTAGGTGTATTGCCTGATGTCCAGAATGTATTCGGACCTGGATATGACCGTGCGTCCAATATGTCACAGGGTGCAGATGAAAATGGATGGGTAGAGAGAGAAGTGAATGGCCAAACCGTACAGTCTCCTTTATTCAATGCATGGGGGCAATTTGGACCTGAAATGGACGGTAGAGATGTGTATTTCTGGGATGGCCAGATCAGGCCTTATGTGGCTTATGAAGATAACATGAGGAACTTTTACAGAACAGGACACAGCGGGATCTATAACGTAGCCATATCTAACGGTACAGAGAAATCAAACTACAGACTTTCTTACACACGAAATGACTATAAAGGTGTGATGGAAGGTGGTGAGCAGAATAAAAACACCTTTAACCTAAACTCTAAGTATCAAGTGGCTCCAAAAGTAAATGTGGACCTGGTAGCGACCTATATTAGTGAGAAAGTGACCAACCGTCCATGGATGGTGGATCGAATGAGCAATAACTACAGTGGATTCCTTAATCCAGCTACAGATATCAGGTGGTTTGAAGAAAAATATCAGACCAGCAAAGGTTATAAATATATTCCGGCTAATGGGAATTTGTATGATCTAAGCGAAGCATTTGCTTTAAATACTTCCGGAACACCTTATATGGATTATTATTGGACGCAAAGAGCACGTCAATTTACTGAAAACACCAATCGCCTGATGGGGGCCATGACAGTTACCTATGACATTTTGGATAACCTGACCGTAAGAGGTCGTGTAGGGACAGATTATACAGGTTATGCCACAGAAAATAAGGAGCCTAATACAGTGCCATTATCTGTAGATAATTCAGGTGCCTATGGTACTAGCCAAGACCAATATCGGATCTTCTATGGAGATGTCTTAGTCAGTTATAATGCATCCTTGGGCAATGGGTATGACCTTAACCTGAGAGCAGGTTATCAAGCTAGGGAAGAAAACTACCGATATACTTCGCAAAACACGCAAGGTGGACTGACTGAGGAAAACTGGTTCAGCATGAATGCGTCCAGACAAAATCCGCGAGGGTATTCTACCCGGTCTTATTTGGTGAAAGACGGACTCTTTGCCATGGCCTCATTGGATATAAAGGATTATTTGTTTATCGAGACCTCGTTAAGGCAAGAAAGGACTTCAACGCTATATTATGATAATAACAAATTCCTTTATCCATCTGTAAGTGCAGCTTTTGAATTAAGCAAAGTGGCTTCACTTCCTGAGTTTATCACTTACAGTAAGATCAGGAGTTCTTACGGTGTGGTAGGAAATCCTGCCCCAGCCTATCAGGCCAACGTGGTTTACAATGCGGCGAGCATTGACGGAAGGCCAGCGCTTTATCCATTGGAACAGTATGGTAACAATGGCCTTCAGAATGAGCTGAAGCATGAGGCAGAGATTGGTTGGGAAAATAAGTTTGCTAACAATCGATTGGGGTTGAACTTGACGTACTATCAAAATACTATCAAGGACATGATCCTTCCACTACAAGTGCCTTCATCAACAGGTGCCAACACGATCTTGTCAAATGTGGGGAACATGAAAAACTATGGATTGGAAGTTGGTCTTTCCGCCACGCCAGTGCAGACGGAAGATTGGATGTGGGATATTCAGTTTAATACAGGGTTCAATAGAAACCAAGTGACAACTTTGATGCCCGGATTGGAAACATTGATCCATAGCCGCCCGGATAATGGGTCTCTGCAGATCGTCTCTCAAATTGGTCAGCCAGCAGGTGATATCTTAGGATATACCCTGTCCAGAGACGAAAATGGCAAGTTATTGGTAGGAGATGATGGATTTTATATCCCAGATTATGACAACTTGGTAAAACTTGGCAATGTGCAGCCAAAAGCAGCCGGTGGTTTTATAAATAATGTTGGATACAAAAACTTTAACCTAAACGCAGTTATCGATTACAAGTGGGGCGGACAAGTTTATTCACCTTCTATCCAATACATGAGAAGTGCAGGGATGCTTGAAGAAACCCTTTTTGGCAGAAGTGAAGCATACGGTGGATTGCCTTATTATGAAAACGCAGACGGAGAATTCGTTAGTGCAGAAGGAATGTCCCAGGGGCCAAATGGTGAGTCCATCTATCACGATGGGATGGTCATGGACGGAGTTACGGCTGAAGGAGAGCCGAATAGCACTATCGTCGATGCGCCAAATTATTATCTGAACACCTACTATTGGGGCTCCTATCCAGGTTCTGGCCTGAATGGTACTTATGAGTCAGCGGTGTTTGATAACAATTATATCAAACTACGTGAATTGGTCCTTTCTTATACCTTCCCTAAGGTGGCAGTGAGCAAATTCAAAATCCAAAACCTGACAGTTTCGGGCTATGGCAGAAACTTGTTTTACATCTACAAGTCACTTCCTCATTTGGATCCCGAAGCAGCAGTAGGTACCAATTACCTCACTAGAGGTGGTATTGGAAATGGTGGCGCGGCATCCCGCTCGTACGGATTTTCCATCAGAGCTTCTTTCTAATCCCTATTTCACAAAAACGCGATAAAAATATGAAAATTAACTTAAGATATATAGGCTTCTCACTCTTGGCTTCTTTAGGAGTGATGAGCTGTACAGAGGCGGATTTTGAGGACAATTACTACGACCCAGAGAAATCTGTCACAGCAAGTGTTGAAAAGCTGTACACAGGCTTGTTGTACAATGACAACTTAGAGAATAGAAATACCACTTTCCCTAGATATTGGAATCTTTTTACATTCCAAATTCCGATGCTGGGCACCTATTCACAGACCAATGGCTATACCAATGGTCAAAAGCTCTATGAGCAGGCCACAGCGTATAATCAGGACAGGTGGGATTATTATTACTCCGCTTTTATTTCCAATTACCGGGAAATGGAAAACCATTACAATGCGATAGAGGATGCAGAGAAAAAAGAACAATTCCGTCTCTTTATGGAAACTGGAAAAGTCCATTTGTATGACCAGACTTCGCAAATGGTAGACATCTGGGGGGACATTCCTTTCAGCGAAGCAGGTGGACTGATCACTACCGGAGGGGATATCGTAAGACCAAAATATGACAAGGCTGAGGATATCTATACTACCATGATAGATGATTTGAAAAGTATCGCTGATTTCCTCAATTCCTATGAACCGGTTGGTTTTTACAAGGCAGCTTTTGACAATGCCGATATCCTGAACCAAGGAGATATAGAAAAATGGAAGATTTATGCCAATTCCCTACGGTTGAGGTTGGCCATGAGGATTTCTTACTACGATGAAGCCAAAGCACAAGCAGTAGTCGGCGAGATATTGAATAACCCTGGTACATATCCGGTGGTTTCCAATGTGGACGAGACAGTACAATTCGTCGCTAGGGGAGAGCAATTAAACTCCCTACTTACCCACCACGGCGGGGGGATCAAGGATGCCACCATTGGGCTTACTGCGCCAGGTTATATGGTGAATGATTTGATGGTGCCAAGTGAAGATCCTCGCTTAAGGGTGATGTTTGCTGAAAATAAAAATGGCGACTACGTGGGAGTGCCAAATGATTGGGCAGGAAGTAGGGTGACTGATTCCACACAAGTAGAGTATTTCTCTCGATTGGATACTGCCACCTATAGTAGAAATGACAAATTCCCTGGTATCATTATTACTGCGGCCGAAGTCAGTTTGTTCAAAGCGGAAGCCGCTGAAAGGTGGGCTATAGGAGGAGATGCTGCGGAAGCTTATGAAACAGGTGTACGTCAATCCATTGAATTCCTGTTTCATATCAATGAGCTGAATGACAATGCGGACGGTACCAACTTTATACCGGAAGTAAAACCTACCGCTGCAGAAATAGAAGATTTCTTAAGCAGTGAACTGATCGCTTATACTGGAGCGACGGATGAGAAGTTGGCAAAAATCGGTACACAACAATGGTTAAACCACGGTTTGATGTATGCCTATCACGCTTGGGCAGAATTCAGGAGAACAGGTTACCCCGCATTGGAGTTTGTGGAAGACCCGAGTTCTAATCAGTCTTCTTTGCCACCTATGAGACTGTTCTATCCAGAAACAGAAAGGACACTCAATACCGAGAATTACAACGAAGTAGCAGCTGAGGATAGGGTAGATGTACCTATCTTCTGGGATGTCAACTAGTCAGAAAACATTGTAATTGGTTGAAACAGTGATAGAGGTCCTGGAGCTTTTGGTTTCAGGGCCTCTTCGTTTTGTCTTGGTTTTGCGGTTGATTATTTGCTAAATATATCCCTTGTTTATCAAGTTGAATTATTTATTTTGTTGGTTTTGTCGATATTAATTAAAAATAATGTAAAAAATGATAAAAATTTTTAATATAATTTGAATTTATAGCCGCTGTTGTTAACTTTGTATCATAAGGAAAAGATAAAAGGTCTTTTAGATACTGTAGGGTGATGAAATTGGCAGACATGCCCCCCTGTCTCGGGGGTGGGGATCTGGGATAAAGCAAATATCGAGCTCGTGTTTTGCCTAACTGCCCCGTGGAGGTTCGAGTCCTTCTCCTACAGCAGGTTATTTTGGGTTTATTGTTAATTGACTAAAGCTATGAGATTGTTTTCATAGCTTTTTTTCGTTTTATAGGCTGCTAAGGACACACCAGCTACCACAAATACTTTTGTTTGGATCAAGCGGAAAAGCTGAGGGGCTGATGGAACGCTGATGACGCAGATGATGATGAATTTGCGCTGATTTTTTGCTTAACCTGGAAAAGCCAATTTGTATAACAAAAGGAAAGGGAGTCACCTCCATCGTTGCTGTTCGGGATTTGTGATTCCGAACCGAGATAATGGGGATTTGAAAACCCCCTATGCGCTACTTAACTCCTAGAAAGGTCGATTATTCGGGTAAATAATCAGCTAAATTACCTTTCAGGCATAGAATCGCCTCATCAAATAGCCCACAACCCAATCAACATGATAATGTAATCTTCCCAATTATTTTGCTGGTTTGGTTCTTTCTTTGAGTTATATCCTGTTTATATTTTTGTAATAAAACGAAGAAAATTTGTTTTGATTCGTTATTTTTAATGTTGTAACTAAAAGTGAACTACTATGCGAATTCAGATTTTTGTCGGTTGTTTTGTGGCATCTTTATTTATGATGGGATGCCAGTCCACTGCTAATAAGACGACAAAAGAGCAAAGCAAGCCCAATATTATTTATATCTATGCAGATGATATGGGGTTTGGTGAAGTTGGTGTAAACGGGCAAGAAAAGATCAAGACTCCCAATTTGGACAAGATGGCCGCTGAGGGGATGGTTTTTACACAGCATTACACGTCGTCTCCAGTTTGTGCTCCTGCCCGTTGTGGGTTGATGACGGGCTTGCATACGGGACATGCCTATATTCGAGGAAATAAACCTGTGTTGCCTGCAAGCTTTACCGATGAGGTTGAGAATGGACAACAACCACTCCCTGAGGGCACGGTTACTATTGGCAAAATGCTTCAGGATGCTGGGTATGTGACCGGCGCCATTGGTAAGTGGGGGCTTGGAATGACAGGTAATTCTGGTGCGCCCAATCGCCAAGGCTTTGATTACTTCTACGGATACCTTGATCAGCGACAAGCACATAATTTTTACCCCACCCATCTATGGGAAAATGACCAATGGGACAGCTTGGCCAACCCATATATTTTTGTCCATGCTCCTTCCGACCGGGGAAATAAAGCCAACGCACAAGCAATGACCAACTTTGCAAAAAGTGGTTTGAAATATGGAGATGAAGGTTTTTTTGATGCGTATAAAGGAGAAGAATATGCGGTGGATAAAATGACTGAGAAGGCCACCCAGTTTATTCAGGGTCATAAAGATCAACCTTTCTTTCTTTACTTACCTTACACCATTCCCCATGTTTCCCTTCAGGTGCCTGATGCCGCTTTGGATCCCTATCTGGGCAAGTTTGAAGAGGAACCCTATTTAGGTCAGCAAGGCTATGCGCCCCATGAGTTTCCAAAATCTGCCTATGCTGCGATGATCAGCTATTTGGACCAAGAGGTAGGAAAGATCCTTCACTTGTTAAAGGCTGAAGGGCTGGATGAAAATACTTTGGTGATATTTACCAGTGATAACGGACCTACCTTTAACGGGGGAGTGGACGCACCCTATTTTAATAGTACTGCAGGATTAAGAGGGCTCAAAATGGACGTCTATGAAGGAGGAGTTCGTATGCCGATGATAGCTAGATGGCCAGGGAAAGTGCCTGCAAACAGCAAAACCGATCATGTCTCGGCCCAGTACGATGTGATGGCTACATTAGCAGATCTTGTTGGGACAGAAGCTCCCAAAATGACGGATGGTGTTTCCTTCTTGCCGGCCCTTTCGGGTGATATAGTTAATCAGGAGCCTCATGAATTTCTTTACTTTGAATATCCTGAAAAAGGAGGACAATTGGCTATTCGGATGGGCAAGTGGAAAGGCGTCAAAACAGGACTGAAGAAAGAACCTGATGCTGCATGGGAGTTGTATGATTTGGAAAATGATGTCAATGAGACCAATGATATAGCTGCAGCAAACCCAGCTATCGTTAAAAAACTCGATGCCATTGCAAAAAAGGAACATAAAGAGCCAGCATTTGACCAGTGGGGTTTTATGGAGACAGTCTTGGGGAAATAGAAGTAACTTCTTGCGGATTTCTCTAAATATCTTGATTTTGCCCTTTGTTTTGAACCTTTTAAAAATTACACGCAGCAATGATAGATATGGCAAAATTGGTGGTGGTCTTTTTGGTTTTTGGACTTGCCCACTCTTCTTTAAAGGCCCAGGAGTTAACTTGGCATGATCCTTTGTCAGGAGATTTTACGGTGGTGGAGGGTCAGGGCTGGGAAAATATAGCCTATAATCGGCTCCCAGATAGCGCAAGAGAAGTGGTCAGAGGGCCAGTTTGGGGACTTTCCCAAAATGCAGCCGGGTTACAGCTAAGGTTTACCACTGGAGCTAGTGAAATCAAGGTTGAATTTACACCTGGGCCAAGATTATCCATGCCTCATATGCCTTCTACAGGCGTGTCTGGTCTGGATCTTTATGCCAAGAATGAAGCGGGAAAGTGGATGTGGGTCAGGGGCAAGTATCATTTTGCCACGGATAGTGTCAGCTATTCATTCATCACACCAGGTAATCCTGCTGGAGACAAAGAATACCTGCTTTATCTTCCGCTCTATAACAGTTTGAGCGATCTTAAAATTGGGGTAGAGGAGACCAACGATTTTGCATTTATTCCCAAAAGGGAGGAGCCACCAATCGTCGTTTATGGAACCTCCATCGCCCAGGGAGCCTGTGCGAGTAGACCCGGAATGGCTTGGACCAATATCGTTGGAAGGACCCTTGGGGTACCTATGGTCAATTTGGCATTTTCTGGAAATGGGCGCCTAGAACCAGAAGTGTTGGCGTATGTAAAGGCCATCGATGCCCGTGTGTTTGTGTTGGATTGCCTGCCAAATCTTGGCCCTTGGGGAGGATTTACGGAAGAGATGGTAAAGGACAAAATCCTCCAGTCTGTCAAAGCAGTAAAAGCAGCCCATCCAGCTACTCCCGTTCTTTTGGTCGCCCATGCGGGGTATTCGGATGGATGGATTGATATGGATAGGAAAAGTGCCTATACAAACCTGAACGCATGGACGGAAAGTTGTTTTCAGGAATTGAAGGAATCTGGGCTGCAAGGGTTATATTTCCTTTCTTACGAAGACATTGGCATGGGGAATGATGATTTTGTGGATGGAACCCACCCTACGGACTTGGGCATGCAACGATATGCAGATGCTTATGTAAAGAAGTTCAGGGAAATTTTTAATAAATAAGCAATAGACAGCTTCGTCAAAGAACTGTTTCTTCCGGCGTGATCACATGGCTCCGCCCAAAGCCACGTATAAATTTACCCGTTGCAGGATTTTTTCAGTTTGTATCCGAAGGAGGCTGATTTGGGAAGAGTAAAGGTCCATTTGCTGGATCGTAACATTGCGCAAGTCCGATTTGCCTACTTTATAGGCGATTTGCTCCAGCTCAAATGCCCTTTGGTTATGTTTGACTTCTTGGGAGAGGATTTCTTCCCGTTCATCGATGTTTTGGACTGTTTCCAAGGCCACTTCCACGTCATTGATCGCGGCGAGTACAGTTTTGGCATAAGCGGTGGTGGCCTGTTCTTGCTCCATCGTTTTGATTGCTACATTCTCTTTGAGCATTCCGCCTTGATAAATAGGAGCGATCAAAGAACCGCCAATACTTCTGATGGGATTGGAAAATTCCGGTACCAAGGAAACAACTTGACTGTTGATGGCGCCAAAGTTACCTGTTAGGCTCAGTTGGGGGAGTCTTGCGGCCTTGGCAGACCTGACCCGGTGAAAGCTGGCATTGAAGCGATGCTGCGCTGCCAGTACATCCGGCCTGCGCTCCAGCAACTGCAAGGGAATGCCAGCTGGAATAGTGCTGTTTATTTTCAGCAAGGAGGCTGAAACGGCTACCTCTGCTTGGGGATATCTGCCCAATATCAGCTCCAATGCCCTTAATTGATTATGATGTGTCAATTTCAGCAGCTGACGTCCATCTTTTGCGCCACTAAGGTTTGCTTGGGCTACTGCCAAGTCTTTTTCGTTTCCTATGCCTACTTCAAATCGCTTTTTGGCTACTTCCACAAGGGTGGTTGAGAGCGCCACCATCTCCTCGGCGAGTTTCATTTCAAGGAATAATTCAGTGGCCAGGTAGTAGTTTCTTACTACCGCAGCGGCCAAAGAGAGCCTTGCAAAACTGACTTCCATTCCCAAAGCTTCATATTCTTCTACTTGTGCCTGTTTGGTGTTTCTGAGTTTTCCCCATATGTCCAGTTCCCATGAAGCCGAAAAAACACCCCCATTCAGCCCACCAGCGAAACTCCCTCCCAGCTTACTGTTTTCCCTGGCCAAGATATTAAGGGCAGGTCTTAATGCTCCTTGGGCCATTTTCACATAGCCTTGTGCTTGGGCAAGTCTTGACTCACTGATTTTTAGATCATTATTATAGACCAAGGCCTCTTTGACCAAGGTGTCCAAGATGGGGTCTGAGAATTCTGTTAACCAATTTTCCGTAAATTCTGTGGAGTCTGACTGTCCTTCTTGGGCCTCTTGCCAAGTGGAAGGAAGTATGAAATGTGCAAATGCCTGTTCTTGTAGCTCTTCGGTGGAAGGAGGAGATTTTACTTTGCACGAGATGGGGATTAATCCCAGCAACAGCAAAAGGAGACATATGAAAGAGAATAATGATTGCTTCATCTTATCAATGCAGTTTGAGGATCAGCCAATCCAGCTTCGTGCCCACACGGATGATCACCTTCCGGATCAAGTGGATCAACTTTCCATGCTCGGTATAAATAGCTCCTTGTCCGATAGCTCCTGGGGCAAGGAATATATCCTCATCATCATTTATAGTAAGCCTCACGGCGAACTTTCCTTCGTGATGTCCTTGCTCACGGGTATCGGGAATCCGGCCTGAGGCGGTCAGTTGTCCTTGTGCGTTGGCCCAGACGATGTGATCCACGGTACACCTGATGATCCTGTTGGGGTGGGTGCGAAGGGCGATTTCCGCTTCGTTGCCCTCTTCGACCATTCTTAGTTCATTCTGTGCATAAAGGGCCACGACCCATTGTTCGTCCTCTACAAATGTCATCACTGGTTTGATGGGAAACTGGACAGCCATAGCGCCAGTCCTCAATTGTAGATTGACTACCCTTCCATTGGCCGGAGCACGGTAAACGGTCTGATCCAGTTCCCACCTTGCTAGTGCCAGGTCAGATTTGGCCTGTTCAAGCGCTGCTCGTGCTTCCGATATTTCGGCCAATTCACCTTCATCAGACTGGGCGGAGAGTTTTTGGATGATTTGGGATTTCTCAGATTCGGCCACTGCCAGCTGAGCTTCTAAATTTTTGAGGTTGGTTTCTGCGTCTTCATAATCAAACCTGGTCCCTGCACCACTTTGGGCCAATTCACGGGTTTGGTCCAAGCGTTTTAAGGCCAGCTCTATTTGGGTGTTGATGACCCTGATGTGGTTATTGGCGGTGGTGATTTGGGACTCTAACTCCCGATCGAAAGCCTCTGCACTGACCAAATTGGCCTCTAATCCCGGAAGTTTGGCTTCCAAGGTGTTTACTTTTAGCTGAAATGGGGTAGGGTCTATTCGGAAAAGCGTATCGCCTTTCTTTACATGTTCATTGGGTGCTACAGGTACGTCCACCACTAATCCGGTCACCCTTGGTACCACTTCTACATTATAGTTCATCACCCGGACATCATGGGAAGAGGGGGCCATTAGGTTGAGAAAAAGAATGAGCAGGGTGAGCGCCACCACAGGTATGGTAATGACAATAACCTGGGAAACAGTGTTCCAAGGCAGGAGTTTTAACTTGAAAAATATCAACCAGACAATACTGGCATATATAAGCAGTAATAATATTTCCATTGGTCAAAAGTAGAAGTTGGATTTACAGGAGATAATGGTTTGTGTGCGACATTCAGGGTTTGCCCTGATCTTTATTTTTACTTTGATTAAATTCCTTTAATGTCTCTTCATGATAATCACCCTTGTCCGTGCCATAGGCCATTTTGTAGAAAACAGGCATGGAATAAGCCCATAACCAAGCCAATGGCCATAGTACCCCTCCGAAGAACAGTGATAGGATACAAAGTGTCTTGATTGCCTGGGCTTGGGGGTGCTGTCGTTTCTCAGCAATTTTTTCTGGAAGGACATGCACCATAAGGAAGGCGCCGATTCCTACAATAGGAGCTACGATAAGTGCTACCCAACTGATCACATCTGCGATCTTGTCTTCGAAAGTTTGGGCCTGGGCCAGTAAAGGCCAGTATAATGCCAAAACTAAGGACAGTATCCATCTTGACTTTTTAGGTGTGATTTTCATGGAATAACGTGTTGGGATCCTAAAAACTTCGAAGTGTACCAGCTTGGAGTAAAGGACCAGCTAGCTTCACCTTTTCGAATTTACATTTAAGTTAAACTAAAAAGTGCCACAAGTTACCGGAACGGATAATTGGCTTGAGTAAAATTATAAATCTATGCAATTTTAACCCGGATTATGCATTAGGAATCGTAGTGAGAGCTGAAATTGCAAGAAAATCAGTTAGTTTGGAGGCATTAGCGTAGCACCGCTACGGTTATGCCGAAAACTAAAGTGAAACGGCTGATTTTGAAGCAGTTTCAGGTCGCAACAGATAGGCTAATGCATATTCCGGGTTTAAAAGATGTCAGGCATTTTTTGGGCTGCTAGCCAAGGTAAATGCATTTGGTG
Coding sequences within it:
- a CDS encoding LacI family DNA-binding transcriptional regulator is translated as MIRIKDIAKLAGVSVGTVDRVIHKRGKVSEKAREKVESVLQEIDYTPNLLAKTLGSNKVYTIALLVPHPGQDPYWKLSMTGLDIAQKEWRPYHMELQPYFFELENAKSFTAAAQQLLKDSPDAVVSAPIFLHEAVDFFKQLDQLSIPYVHFNTMISEVSPLSFIGQDSYQSGRLGASLLHLLTKDQTGSPAILHIRESVQHSVHFREKERGFRDFFGAMSPSQTVTAITIEGNDMDTFEEKLIRGIKKHDIKGLFIPTSSGAKLTANALEKNGLQHISIVGYDLLKENIDLLKNDKINFLIHQNPSRQLFRGIHHLANHLLFKKSAPSKELFPLEVITAENVDSYLEAVLH
- a CDS encoding SusD/RagB family nutrient-binding outer membrane lipoprotein, with the protein product MKINLRYIGFSLLASLGVMSCTEADFEDNYYDPEKSVTASVEKLYTGLLYNDNLENRNTTFPRYWNLFTFQIPMLGTYSQTNGYTNGQKLYEQATAYNQDRWDYYYSAFISNYREMENHYNAIEDAEKKEQFRLFMETGKVHLYDQTSQMVDIWGDIPFSEAGGLITTGGDIVRPKYDKAEDIYTTMIDDLKSIADFLNSYEPVGFYKAAFDNADILNQGDIEKWKIYANSLRLRLAMRISYYDEAKAQAVVGEILNNPGTYPVVSNVDETVQFVARGEQLNSLLTHHGGGIKDATIGLTAPGYMVNDLMVPSEDPRLRVMFAENKNGDYVGVPNDWAGSRVTDSTQVEYFSRLDTATYSRNDKFPGIIITAAEVSLFKAEAAERWAIGGDAAEAYETGVRQSIEFLFHINELNDNADGTNFIPEVKPTAAEIEDFLSSELIAYTGATDEKLAKIGTQQWLNHGLMYAYHAWAEFRRTGYPALEFVEDPSSNQSSLPPMRLFYPETERTLNTENYNEVAAEDRVDVPIFWDVN
- a CDS encoding SusC/RagA family TonB-linked outer membrane protein; amino-acid sequence: MKHKLLLTTMLCLLLGFSAWAQGTVTGTITDDNGEPIPGASIRVVDTNLGTITDLDGIYTIEVPAGKTTLTFSFVGFETKQEEIGGRTKIDVTLSPSVSDLQEVVVTGAMGIEKDPRKLGYAVSTVDSKDILQSSPTNVASALYAKAPGVTISTNPGGATSAVAVQIRGLSSISYQQQPLLVVDGVISRNGDTNNDGYWSSPRIKGNGILDINPENIESINILKGAAASALYGSDAAAGVIVITTKDGGKSNGFGLDFNVSYGVEKVGVLPDVQNVFGPGYDRASNMSQGADENGWVEREVNGQTVQSPLFNAWGQFGPEMDGRDVYFWDGQIRPYVAYEDNMRNFYRTGHSGIYNVAISNGTEKSNYRLSYTRNDYKGVMEGGEQNKNTFNLNSKYQVAPKVNVDLVATYISEKVTNRPWMVDRMSNNYSGFLNPATDIRWFEEKYQTSKGYKYIPANGNLYDLSEAFALNTSGTPYMDYYWTQRARQFTENTNRLMGAMTVTYDILDNLTVRGRVGTDYTGYATENKEPNTVPLSVDNSGAYGTSQDQYRIFYGDVLVSYNASLGNGYDLNLRAGYQAREENYRYTSQNTQGGLTEENWFSMNASRQNPRGYSTRSYLVKDGLFAMASLDIKDYLFIETSLRQERTSTLYYDNNKFLYPSVSAAFELSKVASLPEFITYSKIRSSYGVVGNPAPAYQANVVYNAASIDGRPALYPLEQYGNNGLQNELKHEAEIGWENKFANNRLGLNLTYYQNTIKDMILPLQVPSSTGANTILSNVGNMKNYGLEVGLSATPVQTEDWMWDIQFNTGFNRNQVTTLMPGLETLIHSRPDNGSLQIVSQIGQPAGDILGYTLSRDENGKLLVGDDGFYIPDYDNLVKLGNVQPKAAGGFINNVGYKNFNLNAVIDYKWGGQVYSPSIQYMRSAGMLEETLFGRSEAYGGLPYYENADGEFVSAEGMSQGPNGESIYHDGMVMDGVTAEGEPNSTIVDAPNYYLNTYYWGSYPGSGLNGTYESAVFDNNYIKLRELVLSYTFPKVAVSKFKIQNLTVSGYGRNLFYIYKSLPHLDPEAAVGTNYLTRGGIGNGGAASRSYGFSIRASF